The DNA segment ACTGTTCAATGCCGAAATACATAATGAAGCAAAGAAAAAGACCAAGTAAGTAAGCTATCACCTGATTTTGAGATAAAGAAGAAGCCAAAATTCCAACTGCCGAAAATGCGGCTGTTAAAATAATCAAACCGAAGTAACTGCCGGATGTTGCGCCTAAATCAATATTCCCTTCCGGAACTCCCAAGATATAAACGGTATACAAATAGACCAAAGAGGGAACCAGACAAAAAATACCCATAACCCAAACTGCCAGAAATTTACCGATAACTAATTCAGAAATTTTTATAGGCTGTGAAAATAGCCAGCTTAAAGTTCCGGAATGTTGTTCTTCTGCCAATGATTTCATAGAAATTGCAGGAATTATAAACAATAATAGCCATGGCACAAGAACAAAATAACTCTGCAAACTTGCAGATCCTATATCAAAAATATTAGAATCGTTTTCAAAGAAAAATAAAAATAAAGTTCCAATTAAACTGAAAGCGGCCATAATTAACCACGCACTCCAATTTCCAAGATAGGTCCAAATTTCTTTTTTAAATAGTGCAAACATATAATTAGGTTGTATGGAATAGGTTTTTGGTTTTAGATTGAAAAAACTATCATTTACAAATGACATTAACCATTAAGATTTTTTCTTGTTTACCAATTTTACTGTCATCATTATCAGAAATACCAAAACGATAAATCCAACAATTAATTGCCACCAATATTCAATGACCATCGATTTTAGGATTACTGTAAAAACGACTAAAAATAAAATGAACGTTGCGATTTCATTGGCTTGACGAAGCTTAATATTGGCGATAGGTAAAATGTTTCCCTGAAGATTTTTAATTTGCAAAATCCTTTTCCAACACCAGTAATGATAGAGTGCTAAACCTAGCAAAAAAGTTAGTTTTAAATGAAACCAAGGAGTTTTCATCAAACCGAAGTTGAGGAAAATCATGGTGAGGCCTGTGATTAACATGATTGTGCCGGCGGGTACCGTAATAATATTCCATAGCCTTCTCGCCATGAAAACATATTGCTCTCGAAGAACTTGCCTTTTATTTTCATCAAATTCATCAGTGTCTTTATAATACACGAAAAGTCGAACAAGGTAAAAAATACCTGCGAAATAACTGACCATGAAAATGATGTGAACCGCTTTGATAATGGTGTAAAGCATGTAAAGAATTTAGATGCAAAGATAATAGATTAAAATCAGAAAAATTTACCTTTAGTAGATGATAAATGCAAAATGAAACTGCATTTTACAGACAGTAAATGTTTTTTACGCGAACTCAATAATGATTTTCTCGCCCACCTGCAATCCGAAAAGCGTTTTAGCACCATTTTCACCGTTTCCCTTGTATATCGTTAGTTCCAGCAATCCAGCGTCATTAAAAACCGCTGCTGCTTTCCCATGAAATTCATGTTCAATTTTCCAGTCGGGTACCAGATCTGTATATTGATTGTAAATTTTCGATAATGCTAAATTTCTGAACTTGACTAAGAAACTTTCAAAACCAATAGCGGTTTTTTCAAAAAATTTCTGGGTAATATTAGAAACTACATTTCCAAAATTATCAATGTACATAATTTCACCGATCAGTAATTTTTCACTTTCGTTGAAAACAGCCCGCGGAAAAGAAAGTTGTTTCGGTGTTTTGTATTTTCTGCCAATCACTTCTGGTAAACCCCCATTTTGCAGATGTACCGCTACTGGAGCAAAAATATCTGTCGAAGTGAAACTTACTTGATCATCAAAACGATTGTTGAAGGTGATCTCATATACATCTTCCGGTTTGATATCGTAGAATATTAAACTTAGAACACCGTTGTCTGCTGCTATAAAATAATGTCCATCTGCTTTGTATAAAATGGATTTTCGCTCTTTGTTGAAGAAACTGTCTACAGAAATAATATGAACGGTTCCTTTGGGGAAATAAGAATAGGAATTTCTAACAATATATGCGGTCTGCAATAAATTATAAGCCTGAATTTGATGAGAGATATCGACGATGGTTACCTCTTCTTTTAAAGTCAAAATTGATCCTTTCACCGAGGCAACCCGGTGATCAACTAATCCGTAATCTGAAGTAAAAGTAATAACTGACATGTCTGTTTTTAGGAAAGTACAAATTTAGTTTAAAAAAAATATTTTGAGCAGTATTGTGGAAAAGTAAGCATGATATTTGATTTAAAATTGATACTTTTAAGAAAAATATAAATATAAGCAACAATTATATGTTTGAATTAAACTACGAAATTTCCGGCATTGAGTCTAAAACTTTTTACGGAGTTAATAATCAATATTTTAATTTACTGAAATCTAAATTTCCTACTTTAAAAATTACAGGTAGAGATCATTACGTATTTGCAAAAGGAAATCAGGAGGCGCTCGATATTTTAAAGGAAAAAATGGACGATGTTGTTCAGTTTGTATCCAGAAATAATTCCATTACGTTAAAAGATTATGAAAGTATTTTGAACTTGAAAGATGATAACGAAAAACATTTGGTTTTTGATCAGGATATTATTGTAAAAGGAGTCAACGGCAAAATCATCAAAGCAAAAACAACCAACTTAAAAAAACTGGTAAAAGCTACGGATACTAAAGATATGGTTTTTGCAATTGGACCCGCTGGAACTGGAAAAACGTATACCAGTGTTGCTTTGGCAGTAAGAGCTTTACGTGATAAAGAAGTAAAGCGAATTATTTTAACCAGGCCAGCAGTAGAAGCAGGGGAGAGTTTAGGATTCTTGCCTGGCGATTTGAAAGAGAAGTTAGATCCATACTTACAACCACTTTACGACGCGCTTCGAGATATGATTCCACACGAAAAACTCGAGGGATTAATAGAAAAAAATGTAATCGAAGTCGCACCACTTGCTTTTATGAGAGGCAGAACTCTGGATGAAGCTTTTGTAATTCTAGATGAAGCTCAGAATACAACGCATGCTCAAATGAAAATGTTTTTAACGAGAATGGGAATGAATGCGAAGTTTATTATTACCGGTGATCCTACTCAAATCGATTTACCCATGAGACAGAAATCTGGTTTAAAGGAGTCCATGAGAATATTAGAAAATGTAGATGAAATTGGTTTTGTTTATCTTACGGAAGAAGATGTAGTGCGACATCCCGTGGTTAGGAAAATTATTGCAGCATATAGTAAAGAGGATGAAAGACAACGAGAGGAATAAATATTTATTTCAACGCTTTTAATCACCGATAATTTTAGCCGAAAAAGAAATTTTTTCCGATTAAAATTGATAAATATGAAAAATATCAGTTATTGAAAAAATACGCCTTGATTTTTAGTTAGTAATCGACTGTTTATTTAGTTTTGCCGAAGAATTAAATAAATAAACATGAAAAAATTATTTTTAGCAAGTGCAATCGCACTTTTCGCAACAGTAAGTGCACAGGAATTCAAACCTGCAGCAGGTGATGTAACTGTAGACTTAGGAGTATCTGGAGGTTTAGGAAACACATCAATCGGCTTGGCAGATGGTGGTGCAGCTTTCAAAGTAAGATATTTCAAAACTGACAAATTAGCTTACAGATTCACTATGGTATTGGCTAATAACAGCGATACTGACAATTCTGTAACAAATGTTGTTAGTAAGGATAATGATTTCGCATTAGGTTTAGGATTTGGTGCTGAAAAACATTTCACAGGAACAGACAGATTGTCTCCATATGTAGGAGGTGATATCATGATCGGATATGCTTCTCAAAGTTCAAAAAGTACTTTCACACCAACTAGTGGAACAGCAGTTGTAAGTGAAGTAAAAGGTCCAAACACTTTTGGAGCAGGAGTAAGAGGTGTATTTGGTGCTGATTATTATTTTGCAAAAAGAGTATTCTTAGGAGTTGAAGCAGGTTTATCTTTGATGTATTCGTCAGAAGGTGACACAACAACTTCAGTTACAGGATCTCCAGATGTAACTGTAAAAGGTGGAAGTAATTTCAATATTTCTCCATCAGTTGTTACAGGAATCAGAATTGGTTATGCATTCTAATTAACAATAGTTATATAATTGAAGAGGTCGGTATTTTTACTGACCTCTTTTTTTGTGGATTAATTAAAACACTGACTTGATTTTTTTAATAATTATTATGTTAAATGATTGACTTTTAAATAAGATAATCCGGTTTTGTTTTTTTTATATGTTAATTGTTGTTAATTTAAATAATATTATATACATTTGCACACCTTAAAAAAGGCAATATTATGAAAAAATTATTTTTAGCAAGTGCAATCGCACTTTTCGCAACAGTAAGTGCACAGGAATACAAACCTGCAGCAGGTGATGTAACTGTAGACTTAGGAGTATCTGGAGGTTTAGGAAACACATCAATCGGCTTAGCAGATGGTGGTGCAGCTTTCAAAGTAAGATATTTCAAAACTGACAAATTAGCTTACAGATTCACTATGGTATTGGCTAATAACAGCGATACTGACAATTCTGTAACAAATGTTGTTAGTAAGGATAATGATTTCGCATTAGGTTTAGGATTTGGTGCTGAAAAACATTTCACAGGAACAGACAGATTGTCTCCATATGTAGGAGGTGATATCATGATCGGATATGCTTCTCAAAGTTCAAAAAGTACATTCACACCAACTAGTGGAACAGCAGTTGTAAGTGAAGTAAAAGGTCCAAACACTTTTGGAGCAGGAGTAAGAGGTGTATTTGGTGCTGATTATTATTTTGCAAAAAGAGTATTCTTAGGAGTTGAAGCAGGTTTATCTTTGATGTATTCATCAGAAGGTGACACTACAACTTCACTTACAGGATCTCCAGATGTAACTGTAAAAGGTGGAAGTAATTTCAATATTTCTCCATCAGTTGTTACAGGAATCAGAATTGGTTATGCATTCTAATTAACAATAGTTATATAATTGAAGGGGTCGGTATTTTTACCGACCTCTTTTTTTGTGAATATATTATTTATTTTAAATTTAACTAATAACACTATAAGTTAAGTTGGTTTTTTTACTTTGATTTTTAGACTGAGTTAATTTCATATGTTAAATTTGGTTAATTGCAATAAAATTATATACATTTGTGCACTTTAAAAAAATAAATTATGAAAAAAGTATTTTTAGTTGGTGCTTTAGCACTATTCGCTGGAGTTAATGCCCAAACTGGGAATTTCAAATTAGGAGCTCATGTTGGATTACCAGTAGGTGATGCAGGTGATACAACTAGTGTACTAATTGGAGCAGATGTGGCATACATGTGGCCAGTTTCTGCAGATTTAAAAGTCGGAGTTGCTTCAGGCTATTCAGCTTGGGTTGGTAAATCTGTTACTACTACTGTTTTCGGACAGACATTTACTTATGATGTTCCCACAGTGAGTATGGTACCAGTTGCTGCTACCGCTCAATATATGCTTGCACCTCAATTTAGTTTAGGTCTTGATCTGGGATATGGTTTCCTGTTTACTTCTGATGCTAATGATGGTGGTTTTTATTATCAGCCAAAAGCTGCTTACCACTTCGGACCAAGTGAGCTTTACTTAGGTTATTTAGGCTTGACTAAAGATGGAAATTCTGTAAGTGCTATCAATTTAGGTTATGCTTACACTTTTGGAAAATAATTTTTCCTATTCAGTATAAATTAATCCCACTTTTTAGTGGGATTTTTCTGTATATAGAAATATCGTACTTCGTCTGATCGAGTTGATTTTATTAAGCAAATACCAGTGGGTGTAAAAGAAAAATATTCTATTTTTGCACATTAATAAATAAACAATATGAAAAAATTATTTTTAACGGCCTCAATCGCACTATTTACCACATTAAGTGCTCAAAAAGCCAATTTTGGAGTTAACGCTGGATTGTTATCTGCTTTTGCGAAAGTAAAAACACCGGTGGCAAGTGATGCAAATTCTGAAACTGGATTTTATGTTGGGTTTTTCGCAGAAATTAATGCAGGAAGTAAAGTAAAAGTTCAACCGGCAGTCAATTATGCAAATATTCAAAATGGTAGTGCTTTACAAATTCCTATCATGGTGAAGTATTATGTTGATCCGAAGTTTAATCTACAAGTTGGACCTCAGTTTACTTTTGATTTTGAAGAAAATCCGCTGCCAGATTATTATAATCCAACAAATATAGGAATGGCTTTAGGAGCTGCTTATGATTTTAGTTCTAAATTTTTTGTAGAAGGTAGATATGCTTTTCAATTAAATAATCATCTGAAGAATATGCCGAGCGGTTATAGCGCAAAAATTAATTTTTTGAATGTAGGCCTTGGATATAAATTCTAATAGTAATCAAACTCTATTATTATCCTGAGCACTGCTCAGGATTTTTTCTTTTGTAATAAAGAAGTTTTTTAGTGTGGGGTAAATTCAACTGTTAAATTTATGAGTCTTTTTTTATTATTTGCTTAAAATTTATTTGAAAGTCGTCGGCAATTTATCTTTTGAATTAAAAGGTACTCATAATTTTTAGTTTAAGGCCCGTTTTTTGTATAAATATTAACATCATCACAATTTCGTTAATAGAAATTATAAACATAAAAATTATATATTATGAAAAAGTTATTGATTACAGGTGCAGTTGCTTTATTAGGAATTACAGCGCAAGCACAGTTACAAAAAGGAAACTGGATGGTTGGTTCACAAGTAGCCAACGTAAAATTCACTAATGGTTTCAGTATGAACCTAACTCCAAATTTAGCTTATTTTGTGCAGGACAGATGGGCAGTTGGAGCGCAAGTAGGCCTTAATGTAGTTAGTCCACAAGGAACTAGTGCTACACAAACCGACTGGAGCATTGCACCTTTCACAAGATATTATTTCACTTCTAATGAAATTGATAACTTGTTGAACAACGGCGCATTTTTCGCAGAAGGTAGTGCTGGATTTGGTGGAAATAACTCAAGCACAGGAAGTTCTACTAATGGAGTAGACTTAGGAATTGGGGCAGGTTATGCATATTTCATTACTCCAAGTGTAGGATTAGAAGCGCTACTAAAATATAAAGGTCTTGTAGGAGGTGGAAATACTACCGCTCAAGGTAATTTATATTTAGGGGTTGGTTTCCAGATTTATTTGCCAAACTCTAAAGCAAAAGCTGCATTAAGAGACAATCAATAAGGTTTTTGCTCTAATAACATAGACTGTTTTACTCACGTAAAGCAGTCTTTTACATTTACGTAAATAGATTTAAAATTATCATTGATAAAAAATTTTAGAATTTATTTTCTTAAGAATTGCAATACAGAATTTATAAAAAAGAAAACCCCGAGTTTCCTCAGGATTTTCTTTTTATATTGTCGAGTACAGTTATCTTCCAAATAGATTGCCACCTGGCATTCCTGCCCCTTTCGGCATTCCTTTGCTCATCATTTCCATCATCTGTTTTCCTTGTGGTCCTTGCATCATCTTCATCATTTTGCCCATTTGCTCGAATTGTTTCATTAAAGCGTTTACATCTTCAATTTTTCGGCCGGCTCCTTTTGCAATTCTGTTTTTTCTCTGCGTATTAATGATAGAAGGTCTTCTTCTTTCTTCTGGTGTCATCGAATGAATGATCGCTTCAATATGTTTAAAAGCGTCATCCTGAATATCAACATCTTTAATGGCTTTGCCAACTCCTGGAATCATGCCCATCAAATCTTTCATATTACCCATCTTTTTGATCTGATTGATTTGTTTTAAGAAATCATCAAAACCAAACTCATTTTTGGCAATTTTTTTATGAAGTTTTTTTGCTTCCTCTTCGTCAAACTGTTCTTGTGCTCTTTCAACTAAGGAAACAACATCACCCATTCCTAAGATCCGATCCGCCATTCTTTCCGGATAGAAAACATCGAGTGCTTCCATCTTTTCTCCAGTGGAGATAAATTTAATCGGTTTTTCTACTACAGAACGAATTGTTAGAGCAGCTCCACCTCTTGTATCACCATCTAATTTGGTCAGAACAACTCCGTCGAAATTCAAGGCATCGTTAAAGGCTTTTGCAGTATTCACGGCATCTTGTCCGGTCATGGAATCTACAACGAACAGCGTTTCTTCGGGTTTGATGAAATAATGGATTGATTTAATCTCGTTCATCATCGCTTCATCAACTGCCAAACGTCCGGCAGTATCCACGATCACCACGTCGTGACCATTTTCTTTCGCAAACTTCACTGCATTTTCTGCAATAGAGGAAGGATTTAAGGCGCCTTCTTCTGTGTAAACAGGAATGCCTGTTTGTCCACCTAGTACTTTTAACTGTTCAATTGCAGCTGGACGATAAACATCGCACGCCACCAAAAGGGGTTTCTTGCTTCTTTTTTGCTTTAAATAATTGGCTAATTTTCCAGAGAAAGTTGTTTTACCGGAACCTTGCAAACCAGCAATTAAGATCACACTTGGTTTCCCAGAAAGATTGATTCCTTCGTGGGTGCTTCCCATTAACGTCACCAATTCGTCATGAACGATTTTGGTCATTAACTGTCCCGGTGTTAAACTCGTCAGTACATTTTGACCAAGCGCTTTGTCCTGAACTCTCTTGGTAAGGTCTTTCGCTACTTTGTAATTAACATCGGCATCAACCAACGCACGGCGAATTTCTTTTACCGTTTCTGCAACGTTAATTTCTGAAATCTTCCCGCGCCCCGAAATATTCTGAAGCGCTTTATCTAATTTATCCTGTAAGCTATTGAACATAATTTTTCTTTAAGAGTTGCAAAAATAAGGAATTTTTTGATGTGTTCTAAATAACAAGGGTCCAATTTGCGATATTCGAGGCTTTTTTTGTTTTAAAGTCGTACTTTTGCCAAAAGTTTACAAATGGCTGAAGAAGACTTTAATAATGATAAGGAAGTTCCCATCAATACAGAAAAAAAAGCCTCTTGGGGCATGCGTCAATACGGCGTTTATTCCACGGTAGTTTTTCAAATATTGGCAACCATGGGTTTAGCCTTTTGGGGAGGTAAAAAAATAAATGATTATTTTGAGGTTAAGTCCAATTTGCTCACCTTGGCCATAGGCCTCACAGGAATGGCTTTGGCATTTTACAATTTATTGAGACAACTAAAAGAAATTCAGAAAGATGAAAAATAATTACCTGTATATCGTATTGTATTTTTTAATGTTCATTGCGCATTTTTTTCTTTTTAAGTATTTAGAAAATTGTTGTGAGATCATTTTCATTAAATATTACTTGTTTTTAACCATACTCTTTATGATGGTGATCACCGTAATTTCTATTTGTAAAAAACTATATCCTGACTATTTGGGTTTTATTTTCATGGGAATTGTGATGGTGAAATTGGCGTTAATGTTTTTGATCATGAATAAGTTAAATTTGAGCGAGGTGCCGAACTATAAATTACATTTCATCATTCCTTATTTAATCTCTTTGTTGTTGGTAACTCTTTACAGTGTGAACATCATTCAAAAAGATGAAAAAAATCATTAATCGTGGTTTTTTTATTCTGATTATTTATTCTATTTTTGCAAAACTTTAAAAAGACATACCAATGCTTAAGAGAGTTCTACTTCTACTCAGTTTTCTATCTACGTTTACCCTTTCAATGGCTCAGGATGGAGCGATTTCCACCGATTCAGCAGTGGAGACACCTGTTTTAACCACAGCTTTAAGCGAAGGAGAACAAGTGAAAGCTGAAAATCAGGAGTTCATTAGACATCACCTTTTAGATGCCCATAGTTTTGATGTTATGGTTACAAAAGATGGTCATCATTTGGGATTCCCTTTGCCTGTTATCTTTTATGATCAGGAAAATGGCCTACATACCATGATGAGTTCTGCATTTGAACACGGTGAAAAGGTTGTAGAAAGCAAAGGTGGTTTTTATGTGCTACACCACGAAAAAATTTACAAAACAGACGCAGCAGGAACTATTACAACTGATGCTGATCATTTTACTACCAACGAAAAAGTAATCGATTTTTCTATTACCAAAAACGTGTTTATGATCTTGCTGACCGTTTTGATTCTCTTCCTGATCTTCGGAAGTATGGCTAGAAATTATAAAAAATCCTTAGTTCCCTCTGGAGTAGGAAAGTTATTTGAACCTTTAATTATCTTCGTAAGAGATGAAATTGCTATTCCAAATGTTGGGAATAAATATAAAAAATACATAGGTTATCTTTTAACGATCTTCTTCTTTATTTTATTCTTAAATATCTTTGGTTTAATGCCTTTTGGAGTGAATGTTACAGGAAATATCGCAATTACGACCTCTTTGGCTTTGTTTACTTTTATTCTTGTACAATTTACCGCAAACAAAAACTATTGGAAACATATTTTCTGGATGCCGGGATTACCTTGGCCAATGAAAATTATTTTGATGCCGATTGAAGTTCTTGGAATGTTCATCAAACCATTTGCACTTTTAATACGTCTTTTTGCAAATATGACTGCTGGACACATTGTAGTGATGTCGTTAATAGCAATGATTTATTACTTTAAAAATGTTATGGCAGGTATCGCTTTCCCTGCATTGACTTTGGTATTATACCTTCTTGAGATTCTAGTAGCTTTCCTTCAGGCATATATATTTACGATGCTTTCTGCAGTGTATTTCGGTATGGCAAATGAGGAGCATCACGAAGAAGCTCATTAATTA comes from the Chryseobacterium sp. SNU WT5 genome and includes:
- a CDS encoding CopD family protein, producing MLYTIIKAVHIIFMVSYFAGIFYLVRLFVYYKDTDEFDENKRQVLREQYVFMARRLWNIITVPAGTIMLITGLTMIFLNFGLMKTPWFHLKLTFLLGLALYHYWCWKRILQIKNLQGNILPIANIKLRQANEIATFILFLVVFTVILKSMVIEYWWQLIVGFIVLVFLIMMTVKLVNKKKS
- the atpB gene encoding F0F1 ATP synthase subunit A, whose translation is MLKRVLLLLSFLSTFTLSMAQDGAISTDSAVETPVLTTALSEGEQVKAENQEFIRHHLLDAHSFDVMVTKDGHHLGFPLPVIFYDQENGLHTMMSSAFEHGEKVVESKGGFYVLHHEKIYKTDAAGTITTDADHFTTNEKVIDFSITKNVFMILLTVLILFLIFGSMARNYKKSLVPSGVGKLFEPLIIFVRDEIAIPNVGNKYKKYIGYLLTIFFFILFLNIFGLMPFGVNVTGNIAITTSLALFTFILVQFTANKNYWKHIFWMPGLPWPMKIILMPIEVLGMFIKPFALLIRLFANMTAGHIVVMSLIAMIYYFKNVMAGIAFPALTLVLYLLEILVAFLQAYIFTMLSAVYFGMANEEHHEEAH
- a CDS encoding porin family protein, which codes for MKKLFLTASIALFTTLSAQKANFGVNAGLLSAFAKVKTPVASDANSETGFYVGFFAEINAGSKVKVQPAVNYANIQNGSALQIPIMVKYYVDPKFNLQVGPQFTFDFEENPLPDYYNPTNIGMALGAAYDFSSKFFVEGRYAFQLNNHLKNMPSGYSAKINFLNVGLGYKF
- the ffh gene encoding signal recognition particle protein, coding for MFNSLQDKLDKALQNISGRGKISEINVAETVKEIRRALVDADVNYKVAKDLTKRVQDKALGQNVLTSLTPGQLMTKIVHDELVTLMGSTHEGINLSGKPSVILIAGLQGSGKTTFSGKLANYLKQKRSKKPLLVACDVYRPAAIEQLKVLGGQTGIPVYTEEGALNPSSIAENAVKFAKENGHDVVIVDTAGRLAVDEAMMNEIKSIHYFIKPEETLFVVDSMTGQDAVNTAKAFNDALNFDGVVLTKLDGDTRGGAALTIRSVVEKPIKFISTGEKMEALDVFYPERMADRILGMGDVVSLVERAQEQFDEEEAKKLHKKIAKNEFGFDDFLKQINQIKKMGNMKDLMGMIPGVGKAIKDVDIQDDAFKHIEAIIHSMTPEERRRPSIINTQRKNRIAKGAGRKIEDVNALMKQFEQMGKMMKMMQGPQGKQMMEMMSKGMPKGAGMPGGNLFGR
- a CDS encoding outer membrane beta-barrel protein translates to MKKLLITGAVALLGITAQAQLQKGNWMVGSQVANVKFTNGFSMNLTPNLAYFVQDRWAVGAQVGLNVVSPQGTSATQTDWSIAPFTRYYFTSNEIDNLLNNGAFFAEGSAGFGGNNSSTGSSTNGVDLGIGAGYAYFITPSVGLEALLKYKGLVGGGNTTAQGNLYLGVGFQIYLPNSKAKAALRDNQ
- a CDS encoding AtpZ/AtpI family protein; this encodes MAEEDFNNDKEVPINTEKKASWGMRQYGVYSTVVFQILATMGLAFWGGKKINDYFEVKSNLLTLAIGLTGMALAFYNLLRQLKEIQKDEK
- a CDS encoding ABC transporter permease subunit; translation: MFALFKKEIWTYLGNWSAWLIMAAFSLIGTLFLFFFENDSNIFDIGSASLQSYFVLVPWLLLFIIPAISMKSLAEEQHSGTLSWLFSQPIKISELVIGKFLAVWVMGIFCLVPSLVYLYTVYILGVPEGNIDLGATSGSYFGLIILTAAFSAVGILASSLSQNQVIAYLLGLFLCFIMYFGIEQLASYKLLGSVDYLLSKLGFYQHFLSFTRGLIDTRDVFYFIAVIITCLFIAKAFVTKKK
- a CDS encoding S-adenosyl-l-methionine hydroxide adenosyltransferase family protein; amino-acid sequence: MSVITFTSDYGLVDHRVASVKGSILTLKEEVTIVDISHQIQAYNLLQTAYIVRNSYSYFPKGTVHIISVDSFFNKERKSILYKADGHYFIAADNGVLSLIFYDIKPEDVYEITFNNRFDDQVSFTSTDIFAPVAVHLQNGGLPEVIGRKYKTPKQLSFPRAVFNESEKLLIGEIMYIDNFGNVVSNITQKFFEKTAIGFESFLVKFRNLALSKIYNQYTDLVPDWKIEHEFHGKAAAVFNDAGLLELTIYKGNGENGAKTLFGLQVGEKIIIEFA
- a CDS encoding PhoH family protein; this encodes MFELNYEISGIESKTFYGVNNQYFNLLKSKFPTLKITGRDHYVFAKGNQEALDILKEKMDDVVQFVSRNNSITLKDYESILNLKDDNEKHLVFDQDIIVKGVNGKIIKAKTTNLKKLVKATDTKDMVFAIGPAGTGKTYTSVALAVRALRDKEVKRIILTRPAVEAGESLGFLPGDLKEKLDPYLQPLYDALRDMIPHEKLEGLIEKNVIEVAPLAFMRGRTLDEAFVILDEAQNTTHAQMKMFLTRMGMNAKFIITGDPTQIDLPMRQKSGLKESMRILENVDEIGFVYLTEEDVVRHPVVRKIIAAYSKEDERQREE